GGCCGAAACATGCGTACGCCCATCGTCGCTGCCAACAAGATCCGCGTGGCTGATCGCCTGATCGAGTATCGACAGGCCATCGCGCACCGAACCTTCGGCGGCTGCGGCGACCATGGCAAGCGCCTCGGAATCGGCCTCTACGCCCTCCTTTTCGCAGATCATGCCGAAGTGGCTGGCGAGCAACGGCGCCGGAATCCGCTTCAGGTCGAACCGCTGGCAACGCGACAGCACCGTGACCGGCAGCTTGTCCACCTCGGTCGTGGCGAACAGGAACTTCACATGCGCGGGCGGTTCCTCAAGTGTCTTGAGCAAGGCATTGAATGCGTTGCGCGACAGCATGTGAACTTCGTCGATGATGTAGATCTTGTAGCGCGCCGAAACGGCGGCATAGCGCACCGCCTCGATGATCTCGCGCACGTCATCGACGCCGGTGTTCGAAGCGGCGTCCATCTCGATCACGTCGATATGACGGCCCTCGGCGATGGCGATGCAGGGTTCGCACTGCCCGCAAGGATCGATCGTCGGCCCGCCCTGCCCGTCCGGTCCGATACAGTTCAGCGCCTTGGCGATCAGGCGCGCGGTGGAAGTCTTGCCCACCCCGCGCACACCGGTCATCAGGAAGGCATGGGCCAGCCGGTCACGTCGGATCGCATTGGCCAGCGTCTGGACCATCGCGTCCTGCCCGATCAGTTCGGCAAAAGTCTGCGAACGATATTTGCGCGCCAACACACGATAGGGCTGGACTGCGGGTGCCGCAGTTGCTGGTGCAGGCTTTGGCGGTGAAGGCATTGGCGCTGAAACGGGCGGCGGTGCGGCAGGCGCTACCGGGACCGGCGCGGGGTCGCCGAACATCGAGGACTGCCCGGCAGCCTCAAGCTCCTGCTTGCTAGGTCCCGTTTCGTCGTCTTCCGGCTCGCCGCCGAACATGTCAGGTGAATCGCCCATCGCGTCCTATGTAGGAAGTCGCGCCGCCCTTGTCGAAGGGGACGCAGCGTTATGGGTGGAAAAGGAAATAGGAGCCGGCCGACCCGCCGCAAACCGTTGTGGCTGCTTCCTTCCGGACCTGACCAGGTTGGCGGACGCAAGCGTCCGACCGACTCCCAAGGCGGCATATGGCGAGGGTCGCAAAGTTTGTCCAGCCCTTCAGGCCGGGGTGCAAGGTTTGTCCAACCCTTCAGGCCGGACGATCGATCAACGGAAGTTGTCGGCGTAGCTTTGCAGCTTGAGCTTGCGCACGGGGGTCGGGATCACGTGGGCATCGATGCCATAGCGCGCGGCATAGGCCTGCGCATCGTCACAGGTTTCGAACTTGAGCACGACCTGCTGCTGGGTATCGCCCGATCCTGCCCAGCCCATCAGCGGATCGGGGCGCTTGGCCTCCGATGCTTCGAATTCGAGCAGCCAGTCGCTGGTCCGGGCCTTGCCGGACTGCATGGCGTTTTTCGGGCGCTGATAGATGCGTGCTGACATGGATGTTGCACTGCGTCGAATCGCCGCCGGAATCAAGTAGGGGAATCGCCCTTTCCTTCTGTGATCCTCAGCGCGAACGGTTGAACGCATTCTTGGTCTTGAGGCTGGGGTCTTCGGTCCACGGCTCATCCGGCCAGCGGTGGCGCGGATAGCGGCCCTTCATGTCCTTGCACACGTCCTTCCACGATCCGCGCCAGAAGCCCGGCAGATCGGCCGTGGTCTGGATCGGCTTGCTGCCGGGGCTGGTAAGCGAAAGCAGCAAGGGGCGCGGCGGCTGGCCCACGCAGGGGTGCCGGTCAATCCCGAACAGCGCCTGCACACGCAGTTCCACACACGGCCCGCCTTCGTGGGCATAGTCGATGGCATGAGTGGTGCCCGCCGGAGAACGGAATTCCGCCGGAGCCAGTCGTTCCAGTTCCTGCTGATCATTCCAGTCCAGCCGCGAAAGCAGCGCGTCGTGCAGCTTGCCCGCACTCACGTTCAGATCGCGCCGCCCTGCCAGCAACGGCGCGAGCCATTCTTCCAGCGAAGCGAGCAGCGCCGGTTCCGAAAGCGCCTCAAGCCCCGCATAGCCTGCCCGCTCGATCAGCGCCTTCGCGCCATCACCCAGCGGCAGCAGGCCCAGTCCGTCTTCGCGCACCTGGGCAATCAGCAGTGCGGTGACGTTTGCTGGATCGGGTTTGGGATCGGGTACGCGGGCCAGCACGATAGCGCCCAGTCGCCGCTCCAGCCGCGCCTCCATCCGTCCCTCGCCTGCATTCCATGACAGCGAATGCCGCTCCCCTATCCGATGCGAAAGGTGGCGCAACACCTCCGCTTCATCCAGCGCCAACGCCGCTGTGATCCGTGCGCCCTTGGCCTCACCCTGCGCATCGCCGATCACCAGCCACTTCGCCGTAGCGAGCGGCGATGCCGGATCCAGCCGGTAGCCGCGCCCGCCCGACGCAAGCCATTCCTCGCCAGATGCCCCCCGCGCTCGCGCGATCCGGTCGGGAAATGCTTCCGCGAGCAGGATGCCGGTCGGCACTTCGGCGAAGCGTCCTTCGACAGGCTCAGGACGAGCGGGGTTTTGGCCTTTGGCTTGCCTGTCCCCCAACCGCTCATGCTGAGCTTGTCGAAGCACCCGCGCCGCCACATCCGCCCAACGTGCAGCCAGCTTGCGCGAGGTTTCTGCCCGGCTTCCGCGCTCGCCCGCCCAGCGATCCAGCCTGCCCCCCAGATCCTCGCCCCGCCCACCAAGGCCGCGTTCCTGTAGCAGCAACGCCAACCGCGCCGCCTCGACCGCCTGCCCACGCTCTGCCGCAAACAGCAGCATGTGCGCCAGCGCCGGTTCCATCGGCAGCCGTGCCATGGCCCGCCCGTGCGGGGTGATCCGGCCTTCGCGGTCAAGCGCGCCCAGCGCCGCCAGTGCCGCCCGCGCTGTCGTCATTGCCGGCACAGGCGGCGGATCGAGCCATGCCATGGCGGCAACCTCGCCCGCACCCCACTGCGCCAGCGTAAGCGCAAGCGGCGCAAGATCGCTGGTCATCACTTCGGGCGGATCGAAGGCGGGACGGCCCGCATGCGCGGCTTCTTCCCACAACCGATAAGCCACGCCCGGTCCCTGACGTGCGGCGCGGCCTGCGCGCTGCGCGGCCGAAGCCTGGCTGGCGCGGGTCGTGATCAGCCGGGTCACGCCTGCCGCCTTGTCGAATTCCGCCCGGCGCGAAAGCCCGGCATCGACCACCACCGACACGCCGTCCAATGTCAGCGACGTTTCGGCGATGCTGGTGGCCAGCACGATCCTGCGGCGGCCCTGCGCATCGCGCCGGATGGCCGTGCGCTGCGCCGCAGGTTCAACCTGTCCGTGCAGCGGCAGCACCAGCGCAGACGGCAAGCGCTCCTCCAGCAGCGCCAAGGTCCGTTCGATCTGCGCAACGCCGGGCAGGAAGGCGAGGATATCGCCGCGTTCCTCGCGCCACGCCGTCTGGATGGCCGATGCCATCGCCGGTTCGATCTTCACATCGGGCCGCGCGCCCAGCCACCTGATCGTCAGCGGATGCGCCTTGCCCTGGCTCTCGATCACCGGGGCGCCGTCCATCAGCGCGGCAAAGCGCGACCCGTCGATGGTGGCGGACATCACCACGATCCGCAGATCCTCGCGCAACACGCCCTGCGCCTCTATCGCCAGCGCAAGCCCCAGATCACTGTCGAGATGGCGCTCATGCGCTTCATCGAACAGCACGGCCGAAACGCCCGAAAGTTCGGGATCGGCCAGGATCGTGGCGACGAAGATCGCCTCGGTCATCACCAGCACCCGCGTTTTCGCGGAACGCCGGGCATCAAGCCGGGTAATATAACCGATGGTGTCGCCTGCCTCCTCGCCCAGAAGTTCGGCCATGCGTTCGGCAGCAGCGCGCGCAGCCACGCGGCGGGGCGAAAGCACGATGACCTGCCCCGTGCACCACGGCGCGCCCAGCAGCGCGGGCGCAACGGCGGTCGTCTTGCCCGCCCCCGGCGGTGCTATCAGCACGGCGCTTGAACGCTCGCGCAGTACGGCAAGCAGGTCTGGCAGGACAGCGTGGATCGGCAGGTCGCTCACGCGACTCGCCTTACGGGGAATATCGCCCGCATGGCAACGACCAGCTTCGCAATGCGGGGTGGCTGCGATAAGGCGATACACATGAAGACCACGCTGGAATTCGTGGTGGCGCTGACCACCGGCATCCTGTTCAGCGGGGCGATTATCGGCGCGGGCATTCTTGGCGTCGGCGCAGTGTGCGGCGGCAGTTGCTACTGGCTATGGCGGCGTTTCGGCCGCCGCAAATGATCAGGTGGCGCGGCGGAACAACCCCGCTGCCACAAGCCAGCAGGTGCCAAAACCGACCGTCGCGGCAATGACATCGATCGTCCAGCCAGCCATCACGGCTGCCACCATCTGCATGGCGGCCATGGCCAGCATGGTTATCATCATGCCCTGCGCGCGCAAACGCGCGCGTACAGCGCCCACGATGCCAACCAGCGGAACCGCCATGAACCACCCATTCGCCGGATCGCTTTCGGAACCGGCGATCCCGACGGCCAGATTGGCCGCGACAAGCAGCAAGGCGGCAAATACCGCAAGGCATGCGCCTGCACGATAGGCAGGCTTGCGGCGGGAACAGATCGCAAGTTCAACCGCACCGCCTGCCATGCCGAACAGCAGCGCCGCAGCCGCAAAATCGCCGCCAGACCAATTGACCTCACCGGAAAACTGCATGGCTACCAATGGAGACAGCAACGCAAGCAGGGCACTGCCCCACAGGACAATGCGGCAGGGACAAAGCAGAGCGCTGCGTCGGTCAGCCTGCAAGTTCACCATGCCATGTCACTCCAAAATCACGGCAAATCCTCGCACGCGCCGCGGCGATGTCAAGCAGCCGGTTCAGAACCTTCGCGAGACGGCAAACTCGGCAGCTTCGGTCATGGCCGACTTTGCAGCGCTGTCGGCGAAGCCTGCAATGGCGTCGATCGCGCGCTGGGCATACATACGTGCCCGTTCGCGGGTGGCATTCACGGCATCGTGCCTGTGAATCAGCCCAATCGCGTGGGCAAGGTCCGCATCCGAAGAACGATCACCCGCAATAGCCTGCTGCCAGAAGGCGCGCTCATCGGCGTTGCCCCGCGCATAGGCAAGGATCACCGGCAGGGTCATCTTGCCTTCTCGGAAATCATCCCCCTGATCCTTGCCCATTTCGGCAGCGTCGGAATCATAATCGATCGCATCGTCCGCCAGCTGGAACGCGATGCCAAGGTTCCGGCCATAGGAATTGAGCGCCAGTTCATCGGCTTCAGGCCGTTCAGCCACCACCGCCGCAATGCGGCAAGCGGCTGAAAACAGCGCTGCTGTCTTGGCCGCGATGATGTCGAGATACATTTCCTCGGTCGTACCGATCTGGCGCTGGGCGACCAGTTGATCGACCTCGCCTTCGGAAATCACCGCCGAAGCATTGGACAGGATGCGCAGCACCTTCAGCGAGCCGTCCTCGACCATCAGTTCGAAGCTGCGGCTGAACAGGAAATCGCCGACAAGCACCGTGGCGGGATTGCCGTAAACGATGTTCGCGGTCTTCTTGCCGCGCCGCATGTCCGAACCGTCGACAACATCATCGTGCAGCAAGGTGGCGGTGTGAATGAATTCGACCGCTGCGGCCAGCTTGTAGTGGCGGCTGCCGCCGTAGCCCAGCAACGATGCACTGGCGAGCGTCAGCATCGGGCGCATGCGCTTGCCCCCGCCTGCGATAAGGTGCCCGGCCAACGTCGGGAT
This genomic interval from Novosphingobium sp. CECT 9465 contains the following:
- a CDS encoding ETC complex I subunit, which codes for MSARIYQRPKNAMQSGKARTSDWLLEFEASEAKRPDPLMGWAGSGDTQQQVVLKFETCDDAQAYAARYGIDAHVIPTPVRKLKLQSYADNFR
- a CDS encoding polyprenyl synthetase family protein; the encoded protein is MTATIHPLPRKAEPSLSPMMALVAEGMNSVNAVILERMQSRIPLIPTLAGHLIAGGGKRMRPMLTLASASLLGYGGSRHYKLAAAVEFIHTATLLHDDVVDGSDMRRGKKTANIVYGNPATVLVGDFLFSRSFELMVEDGSLKVLRILSNASAVISEGEVDQLVAQRQIGTTEEMYLDIIAAKTAALFSAACRIAAVVAERPEADELALNSYGRNLGIAFQLADDAIDYDSDAAEMGKDQGDDFREGKMTLPVILAYARGNADERAFWQQAIAGDRSSDADLAHAIGLIHRHDAVNATRERARMYAQRAIDAIAGFADSAAKSAMTEAAEFAVSRRF
- a CDS encoding DNA polymerase III subunit gamma/tau, which gives rise to MGDSPDMFGGEPEDDETGPSKQELEAAGQSSMFGDPAPVPVAPAAPPPVSAPMPSPPKPAPATAAPAVQPYRVLARKYRSQTFAELIGQDAMVQTLANAIRRDRLAHAFLMTGVRGVGKTSTARLIAKALNCIGPDGQGGPTIDPCGQCEPCIAIAEGRHIDVIEMDAASNTGVDDVREIIEAVRYAAVSARYKIYIIDEVHMLSRNAFNALLKTLEEPPAHVKFLFATTEVDKLPVTVLSRCQRFDLKRIPAPLLASHFGMICEKEGVEADSEALAMVAAAAEGSVRDGLSILDQAISHADLVGSDDGRTHVSADQVRQMLGLADKTMQRRLLEAVLSGKGGAVLEEVAQQYALGIEPIAMMRAQMDVVHRITVTQIGGIGPDVRSAEEREALERWAKVLAAGQLHRLWQLLLKGYEEVKTAPDPLVAAQMALLRVMHAADMPDPGGLVRKLEELSSRPAVAMQVPVDGNGSSGEVAHSAPAQVAQVNWETLVEKVEHVSPLIGSTMRLGIRIVELKHGVLRYQLAPGLPGDPGADIRRALNHVTGDVWTVEQAEGEAAPSLEEIKAAKVAAEAAAMRQDPLVKAALEAFPGAVIVDEESSREHEKRPWSKRA
- the hrpB gene encoding ATP-dependent helicase HrpB — protein: MSDLPIHAVLPDLLAVLRERSSAVLIAPPGAGKTTAVAPALLGAPWCTGQVIVLSPRRVAARAAAERMAELLGEEAGDTIGYITRLDARRSAKTRVLVMTEAIFVATILADPELSGVSAVLFDEAHERHLDSDLGLALAIEAQGVLREDLRIVVMSATIDGSRFAALMDGAPVIESQGKAHPLTIRWLGARPDVKIEPAMASAIQTAWREERGDILAFLPGVAQIERTLALLEERLPSALVLPLHGQVEPAAQRTAIRRDAQGRRRIVLATSIAETSLTLDGVSVVVDAGLSRRAEFDKAAGVTRLITTRASQASAAQRAGRAARQGPGVAYRLWEEAAHAGRPAFDPPEVMTSDLAPLALTLAQWGAGEVAAMAWLDPPPVPAMTTARAALAALGALDREGRITPHGRAMARLPMEPALAHMLLFAAERGQAVEAARLALLLQERGLGGRGEDLGGRLDRWAGERGSRAETSRKLAARWADVAARVLRQAQHERLGDRQAKGQNPARPEPVEGRFAEVPTGILLAEAFPDRIARARGASGEEWLASGGRGYRLDPASPLATAKWLVIGDAQGEAKGARITAALALDEAEVLRHLSHRIGERHSLSWNAGEGRMEARLERRLGAIVLARVPDPKPDPANVTALLIAQVREDGLGLLPLGDGAKALIERAGYAGLEALSEPALLASLEEWLAPLLAGRRDLNVSAGKLHDALLSRLDWNDQQELERLAPAEFRSPAGTTHAIDYAHEGGPCVELRVQALFGIDRHPCVGQPPRPLLLSLTSPGSKPIQTTADLPGFWRGSWKDVCKDMKGRYPRHRWPDEPWTEDPSLKTKNAFNRSR